TGGCGTCCGTCGGGTTCACGGACCTGAAGGGCACCTCCCCGCCCCCGCTCGTCCTGACCAACTCGTCCGGTCGGACCGTGAAACCTTCGGAGTACGCTGGCCAACTGGTGCTTGTACACTTCTGGGGCACCACTTGCACGCACTGCATTAAGGAAATCCCGGCCCTCGAACGGTTGGAACGCCAATACAACGGGCGGTTGAAAGTGCTACACGTCTGCACGGATGAGGACGACCCGACAACCGCGCAGAAGTTCCTCGACCGCGTGACGCCCGGTGCAACGGCCTTGACCGAAGCAACGGGGTTGGGGTTGGCGCGCTACGAAGTGCAGGCGCTCCCCACCGTCTGGCTAATCGCCCCGGACGGAACCGCTATCGGGCGCAGCTGTGGTGCGCGGGATTGGACCGCTGAGGCTCAGACTAAATTAATTTCGCGCTGGCTCCCGCCTGTACCCAAAGAAGAGCCCATGAAGCTTCATCGATCGCGTTCGTGGATCTTGCAGATACACGGCTATATGTTCAGTCAAACATAGATCGATTTCAAACCAGCGGACAGTGAGTCCACTTCGTGCGAGGCGGAGATGGACTAACCATTGCGGCGAAGAAAGCGACGCCGCACAACTGCAAGTGGAAACCAGAGCCGCTCGGTGAACTTGCTGGGCGGCTCAGATTACAAGTTGACGTTCATGGGACTAGAAGAGCGAGTCGAGGAAGCTGCGCGCTGGGAACGTATCTCGTTAGACGGATACAGTAAGGTCACGAGTGCCGAGCCGATGTGCGGCTCCGGTCGCCATAAGCACATTAAATCTGTCGACAACTTGAATTTCAAGTGTCACAATAATCATCCGGCGAGCCAAGCGGTCACCGCGCGCAGTACACCGGTCACAAACATGACGGCAACGACCAACACCATTGGGCGCCAGAGTCGAAGCGCTAACCATGTGGTACCGATAAATCATCATTCGACCCGAAATGCAGCAAAGGTGGTGCAGCACTCGTTGCGTGACGACATGAAGCATATGGAGGTTCGAAGCTGAAAGTCCGGTGAGAGGAATTGAGGGGAAAATACCGCGAATGCGCTTGGATAATTGAAATAAGTACACTAACATGGACGCAAGTCGATTAAATCCGGTTCTCGGGACGAGACGACATGGCGCGCCAGTACGCTCCGAAGGCCGTTCTGCGGCACCTCCCGCTCGACCTGATCCGCACGTTCCTCACCCAGAGTGACATCGCCACCGGGACCGATTGGGCGTGCCTGGTCGAGGGCGACACGCGCGCCCTGTGCCAGGCGTGGCTGGACCTCGCGCCGGGAGCGCGAGAGCGCGTCGAAGAGATGCTGCGCCACGTCCACGACATGGCGTCCGACGCGGGCGTCCGCGCGCTCATCGCCGAGGTCCGGTACCGGGGCCGGGACGTCACCGAGGACGTGGCCCAACTCCCCGGGCACCACGCCCGCGCCCTGTGGGTGCTCCTGAACCACGGACCCGCGTTCCACACCGCGCGCCAACTGCTCGCGGCCGCGTCCCCACTCGGGCGGTACTGGAACCTGACCACCGGGTTCGGCGGGCACCCGTATGATGCGTCCCCCCAGGCGGTCCAGCAGCTCCGGCTTGCGGTCGCGCGCCTGTACCGGGAGCAGGGGCGCGGGCACCAGTGCTCCCTGGACCGGTACGAGCGCCACGGGTCGCTGTACCTGTTCCTGTACCTGGACGACTACACCCAGACCCACATCGGGCACAACGAGCGCGGGCACTTGGTCCGGTACCCTCTGCGCCCCGCCTTCGAGGTCGTGTACGTGTACGACCGGGCCGAGGGGACGCTGGACCAGTACACGCACGGGGACCGGCGCTGGCGCCACACGGTGCGCGACCTGTTCTGCGAGCACGTGCTCCACCGCGACCCGCCGCTCGCCGCACCCGGGCGCCGCTCGTACCAGCTCAACGGGCTTATCGACCGCACGTTTCCGGTGGCACCGGACCCGGCCAACGGGATCAACGGGGTCACGATCCGGCGCCTGCGCGTCGGCTCCATGTGGACCCCGGAGCGGCGCGTGGTACTCGAGGCCGACCCGAGCCGCGCGGGGGACGTGTACGACATGCTCGACCTGCACTTCCCGATCGACCGGTTCCCGCGCGACGAGTTGCGGGTGAGCCAGGTGACGTTCACGGTCCGGTACGTTCCGGCCGGTGCGGAGCGCGAGCGGTCCCTGACGTTCGACGTGTCGGCCCCGGACGCGTGCAACCTGAAGAGCATGCCCGACGACCAGCGTGCGATCGGGGAGCGGTGCCTGCGGCAATGGGGTATTCTGGGGGACGGCCGTGACGACGAGTCCGACGACGGCGATGCTCGCCCGGGCCGAGTGGCCTGACCCGACCCTCGACGCGCGGGCGGTGGCGTGGTGGCCCGCGGGCACATTCGATGAGCTGGTCGCGCGCGGGTTGCTCGCCGAAGTCGGACCGGCCGGGGCCGCGGCTTGCGACGCGTGCGCCGGCGATCACGTCGAGCCCGTGCGCTGGGTGCGGGAGCCCCAACTTCCTCCGCGCGCGTGCATTTCGTGCCCGGAGTTCGGTGTGGTCTGGCTCGACCCGGCCGACCTGCGCCGGTGGGTCGTTCGGCTCCGGACCCTGGCGCGGCTCGTCACGGGAGCGCTCCGTGCGTCGGGTGAGGTCGTCGAGCGGGTTCCGGGCCGGGTGTGGAAGCTCGGAACGGTGCGCGCGAGTGGGCGGTCTTGGACCGGGTTCCTGGCCGTTGGGCTCACCCGCCCCGACGCCGCGGCGGTCATCGAGTCCGTGCCGGAGCTGCGGTCCCCAAACGCTCTTGTATTCGTCCCATCAGCCGTTCCCGCTTCTTCGCTGTGGGCACCCGATCCCAAACCCACGGTGCTGGCCCTGTGCGATCTACTCGCCCCCGGAACGGACCCGTTCGCACTCGATCGGGATACGTTCACAGCGGCCCTTCCGCCCGGCGAACGGTC
The Gemmata palustris DNA segment above includes these coding regions:
- a CDS encoding redoxin domain-containing protein, producing MMRRLSFPLAAAAVVVVMVGIGWGLGTWRRQPISRAEQSAPSSALSASASANRGPVVYQVYCASCHGPDGHGDGSSAATLKPPPRDFAARPWRFEPTVDVIRRVTLDGIPGTGMASFRTLPTADLDAVVAHVHRLATSGPLVQRVPTEDERLLASVGFTDLKGTSPPPLVLTNSSGRTVKPSEYAGQLVLVHFWGTTCTHCIKEIPALERLERQYNGRLKVLHVCTDEDDPTTAQKFLDRVTPGATALTEATGLGLARYEVQALPTVWLIAPDGTAIGRSCGARDWTAEAQTKLISRWLPPVPKEEPMKLHRSRSWILQIHGYMFSQT